The Candidatus Caldatribacterium sp. genome includes a window with the following:
- a CDS encoding cobalamin-binding protein produces MQKRGSVFLVLFVLFLSLGFSAFGLEVVDDAGRTVRLSASANRVVSLTPANTEIVFALGAGEKLVGVTTYCDYPEEAKTKEKVGSVTEVDLESLVRLSPDLVLAGSLTPKETIDRIAELGYPVVVLDAKSIAQVLEDIKKVAVLLGKDKEGESLVASMEETIRSISGKVANLPEDSRPWVFHVIWHDPLWTAGKNTFIHEFITLAGGRNVAEDLEGYVTLDLEELIRRDPDVITVVSTHGSENFPYQFLTSDPRLQVLQAVQNKKVFIVDSDIVSRPGPRVVEALRIFASIMHPEIFPPQGAAMGQNPPSE; encoded by the coding sequence ATGCAAAAGAGAGGCTCGGTGTTTCTCGTTCTTTTTGTCCTTTTCCTTTCTCTCGGGTTTTCTGCTTTTGGTCTTGAAGTGGTGGATGATGCGGGAAGGACAGTGCGTCTTTCTGCCTCGGCGAACCGAGTTGTTTCCCTTACCCCTGCGAATACGGAGATTGTTTTTGCCCTTGGGGCAGGAGAGAAACTCGTAGGGGTGACGACGTACTGCGACTACCCTGAAGAGGCGAAGACAAAGGAGAAGGTTGGGAGTGTTACCGAGGTCGACCTCGAGTCATTGGTTCGCCTCTCTCCAGACCTTGTCCTTGCCGGGTCTCTTACCCCCAAGGAGACGATTGACCGTATTGCTGAGCTTGGGTATCCGGTGGTGGTGCTTGACGCAAAGTCCATCGCCCAGGTCCTTGAGGATATAAAGAAAGTGGCTGTTCTCCTTGGGAAGGATAAAGAAGGGGAAAGCCTTGTAGCCTCGATGGAGGAAACAATTCGGAGTATCTCGGGGAAAGTGGCGAACCTTCCTGAGGATTCTCGTCCTTGGGTGTTCCACGTCATTTGGCACGATCCTCTCTGGACGGCGGGAAAGAATACTTTCATTCATGAATTCATAACTTTGGCCGGTGGGCGGAACGTTGCCGAGGACCTTGAGGGGTATGTGACCCTTGACCTTGAGGAGCTCATTCGTCGAGACCCGGACGTCATTACCGTTGTGAGTACCCACGGTAGCGAGAACTTCCCGTACCAGTTCTTGACCTCCGATCCAAGGCTTCAGGTTCTGCAGGCGGTGCAGAACAAAAAGGTCTTCATTGTTGATAGCGACATCGTTTCCCGGCCCGGTCCAAGGGTTGTGGAAGCTTTGCGGATTTTTGCCTCCATCATGCATCCGGAGATTTTTCCGCCTCAAGGAGCTGCCATGGGGCAAAACCCTCCTTCCGAGTAA
- a CDS encoding iron ABC transporter permease codes for MRRAKRTETLFILFSVAACGVSFFFAQGVGQGRYSLWDSLALFRVPFLSPSERTILFAIRLPRILLAFLVGGGLSLSGAVLQGIFQNPLVDPYILGVSSGAAFGAVVAILSGVYFGLFTVPIFAFVSALGTVFFVFRLARVGRRMPLEVLLLAGLAVGFFFSALISLGMFLSGENLHQVVFWTMGGFWGRGWGNVWMVLPFFAVGVTVLLPFGRELNAFILGEKVAESLGIDVERTKRLMLSLVALLVASCVATSGVIGFVGLVVPHILRLLGFQDHRKLLPLSLGVGGVVLLFADTLARSIIHPVELPVGVVTSLLGVPFFVYLLRQRKRSL; via the coding sequence ATGAGGCGTGCAAAGAGGACAGAGACTCTTTTCATTCTCTTTTCCGTTGCGGCGTGCGGGGTGAGCTTCTTTTTTGCCCAGGGGGTGGGCCAGGGCCGGTACAGTCTCTGGGATTCCCTGGCTCTCTTTCGGGTTCCTTTCCTTTCGCCAAGTGAGCGAACTATTCTCTTTGCCATTCGCCTTCCAAGAATTCTCCTCGCCTTCCTTGTGGGTGGAGGGCTTTCCCTTTCGGGAGCAGTTCTCCAGGGGATTTTCCAGAATCCCCTGGTGGACCCGTACATCCTTGGGGTGAGTTCCGGAGCCGCCTTCGGAGCGGTGGTGGCGATACTCTCGGGGGTCTACTTCGGTCTCTTCACGGTACCCATTTTTGCCTTTGTGAGTGCTTTGGGGACGGTGTTCTTTGTTTTCCGCCTTGCCCGGGTGGGGAGGAGAATGCCCCTTGAGGTTCTCCTTTTGGCCGGTCTTGCGGTAGGATTTTTCTTCTCGGCGCTCATTTCCCTTGGAATGTTCCTTTCAGGTGAAAACCTCCACCAGGTGGTTTTCTGGACCATGGGGGGATTCTGGGGCCGGGGATGGGGGAATGTGTGGATGGTCCTCCCCTTTTTCGCTGTGGGAGTTACGGTACTTTTGCCCTTCGGGCGGGAGCTCAACGCCTTCATCCTTGGAGAGAAGGTTGCCGAGAGTTTAGGAATCGATGTGGAGCGCACGAAGCGCCTTATGCTTTCCCTGGTTGCTCTCCTTGTTGCGAGTTGTGTGGCCACAAGCGGAGTGATTGGGTTTGTGGGGCTTGTGGTACCCCATATTCTGCGCCTTTTGGGATTCCAGGATCACCGGAAACTCCTGCCCCTCTCCCTTGGTGTCGGTGGAGTGGTACTCCTTTTTGCCGATACTCTTGCCCGGAGCATTATTCACCCCGTGGAACTTCCCGTAGGGGTGGTGACGAGCCTCCTTGGGGTGCCCTTCTTTGTGTACCTCTTGCGTCAGAGAAAGAGGAGCCTATGA
- a CDS encoding ABC transporter ATP-binding protein, translating into MKPYLEVQGVSFAYRDGEEVLSGISFSLERGDFVGVLGPNGSGKTTLLYLLARLLIPQKGAIFLEGRDIRTFPRRLFARKVAVVFQEVPGNVDLPSSDIVMMGRIPYLSRFQKETRADEEAVTWAMEVTSTLAFAEEPLSELSGGERQRVLIARALAQKPELLLLDEPTSHLDVAHELEILGILKNLTRMGITVFAIFHDVNLVAQFCEKALLLKAGYLLRFGKVSEVLSEASLEELFGVPFVEVANPFAFRSLFLPLQRPGRERKKKQVHLICGGGSGLAVMRLLYEEGFSVSVGVVNRFDSDEEMAERLGFQVVREKPFSPLSDDALREALTLARESDFVVIAPTFWGWGNVRNLDLALALQREGKRILIFSDALKEDRDYTGGEARGKLCSLLEGGGVVVDHPRALLRHMV; encoded by the coding sequence ATGAAGCCGTACCTTGAGGTCCAGGGGGTTTCCTTTGCGTACCGGGATGGGGAGGAAGTTCTGAGCGGCATTTCCTTTTCCCTTGAGCGGGGTGATTTCGTCGGGGTCCTCGGTCCCAATGGCTCGGGAAAGACCACCCTTCTCTACCTCCTTGCCCGGCTTCTTATCCCGCAGAAGGGAGCAATTTTCCTTGAGGGGAGAGACATAAGGACCTTCCCCCGTCGTCTCTTTGCCCGAAAGGTGGCAGTGGTCTTCCAGGAGGTGCCGGGAAATGTTGACCTCCCCTCTTCTGATATCGTCATGATGGGACGAATTCCCTATCTTTCCCGCTTCCAGAAAGAGACGAGAGCTGATGAAGAGGCGGTGACCTGGGCCATGGAGGTGACGTCCACCCTTGCCTTTGCCGAAGAGCCCTTGAGCGAGCTCTCCGGGGGCGAGCGGCAGCGGGTTCTCATTGCCCGGGCATTAGCCCAGAAACCCGAACTCTTGCTCCTTGACGAACCAACGAGTCACCTCGATGTAGCCCATGAGCTTGAAATTCTCGGGATTCTCAAAAATCTCACCCGTATGGGAATCACCGTTTTTGCCATTTTCCATGACGTCAATCTCGTGGCCCAGTTCTGCGAAAAGGCGCTGCTCCTCAAGGCCGGCTACCTTCTCCGTTTCGGTAAGGTTTCGGAGGTTCTCTCTGAAGCCTCTTTAGAGGAGCTCTTCGGGGTGCCTTTTGTGGAGGTGGCCAACCCCTTTGCCTTTCGGTCGCTTTTTTTGCCTTTGCAGCGCCCCGGAAGGGAACGCAAAAAGAAACAGGTACACCTCATATGTGGCGGAGGAAGTGGGTTAGCGGTCATGCGGCTTTTGTACGAAGAGGGTTTTTCGGTAAGTGTCGGGGTGGTGAACCGCTTCGATTCCGATGAGGAGATGGCAGAGCGCCTCGGATTTCAGGTGGTACGGGAGAAACCTTTTTCTCCTCTGAGCGACGATGCTCTCAGGGAAGCCCTGACCCTTGCTCGAGAATCCGATTTTGTCGTCATCGCTCCGACCTTCTGGGGGTGGGGGAATGTCCGCAATCTCGACCTTGCCCTTGCGCTCCAGAGGGAAGGAAAGAGAATCCTTATTTTCTCTGACGCCCTGAAAGAAGATCGGGATTACACCGGGGGAGAGGCCAGGGGGAAACTCTGTTCCCTCCTTGAGGGAGGAGGGGTGGTCGTGGACCATCCGAGAGCCCTTCTCCGCCATATGGTATAA